A part of Streptococcus porcinus genomic DNA contains:
- a CDS encoding amino acid ABC transporter permease, with product MMVVIVASSWSWFDQLIKHIPEGKLFSWRAVFDALPDIIERLPLTIGLTVAGAIFGLLLALLFALVKINRTKVLYPIQAIFVSFLRGTPILVQLMLTYYGIPLFLKFLNVRYGLHWNINAIPASIFAITAFAFNEAAYASETIRAAIQSVDNGEIEAARSLGMTPVQVYKRVIIPNAAVVATPTLINGLIGLTKGTSLAFNAGIVEMFAQAQILGGADYRYFERYISVALVYWFISFLIEQLGNLIEKSMTITEPIRVSEKEMGDLR from the coding sequence ATGATGGTAGTCATCGTAGCAAGTAGTTGGTCTTGGTTTGACCAATTAATCAAACATATTCCAGAAGGAAAACTTTTTAGTTGGCGAGCTGTTTTTGATGCTTTGCCAGATATTATTGAACGTTTACCTTTGACGATAGGATTGACAGTAGCTGGGGCAATATTTGGACTTTTATTAGCCTTACTTTTTGCCTTGGTTAAAATTAATCGAACAAAAGTTTTATATCCTATCCAAGCTATATTTGTTAGTTTCTTAAGAGGAACACCTATTTTGGTTCAATTGATGCTAACCTATTATGGGATTCCGCTCTTTTTAAAATTCCTTAATGTAAGGTATGGCTTGCATTGGAATATTAATGCTATTCCTGCCTCTATATTTGCCATTACAGCATTTGCCTTTAATGAGGCAGCCTACGCTAGTGAAACGATTCGTGCTGCGATTCAATCTGTAGACAATGGTGAAATTGAGGCTGCAAGAAGCTTAGGTATGACTCCAGTGCAGGTTTATAAACGCGTCATTATTCCAAATGCGGCAGTTGTAGCGACACCAACATTAATAAATGGTTTGATAGGATTGACTAAAGGTACTTCTTTAGCTTTCAATGCTGGTATTGTTGAAATGTTTGCCCAAGCTCAAATTCTGGGTGGTGCAGATTACCGCTACTTTGAAAGATATATTTCGGTTGCTTTAGTTTACTGGTTTATCAGTTTTCTTATTGAACAGCTAGGTAATTTGATTGAGAAATCAATGACGATTACAGAACCAATTAGAGTGTCAGAGAAAGAAATGGGGGACTTACGCTAA
- a CDS encoding glutamate-5-semialdehyde dehydrogenase, producing the protein MDLINRLGCQAKKASFDLLSLSTLEKNNFLLQLANDLLSNSDFILQENQKDMDQAKDHDISDIMLDRLLLTKERIKAIVEGVKKVADLEDPIGQVIKGYTNLDGLKIVQKRVPLGVIAMIFESRPNVTIDAFSLAFKTNNAIILRGGRDALNTNKALVKVVRSSLKSSKMAEDAIQLLEDPSHTLAEELMGATDYIDVLIPRGGARLIQTVKEKAKVPVIETGIGNVHIYIDETADLDMATRIVINAKTQRPSVCNAAESLVIHEAVAERFIPQLEKAISAVHPVAFRTDSLAINFFKEATLASQEDYGMEYLDYIMSVKIVSSLDQAISWINTYSSHHSEAIITQNIAAAERFQEQVDAAAVYVNASTRFTDGFVFGLGAEIGISTQKIHARGPMGLEALTSSKFYINGNGQIRD; encoded by the coding sequence ATGGACTTAATTAATCGACTTGGTTGTCAAGCCAAGAAAGCAAGTTTTGACCTACTCAGCTTATCAACACTTGAGAAAAATAATTTTTTATTGCAATTAGCTAATGATCTACTTAGTAATAGTGATTTTATTCTGCAGGAAAATCAAAAAGATATGGATCAAGCAAAAGACCATGATATTTCAGACATAATGTTAGATCGTTTATTACTAACTAAAGAACGTATCAAAGCAATTGTTGAAGGCGTAAAAAAAGTAGCAGATTTGGAAGATCCTATTGGTCAAGTTATTAAAGGCTATACTAATTTAGACGGATTAAAAATTGTCCAAAAGAGGGTTCCGTTAGGCGTTATTGCAATGATTTTTGAAAGTCGCCCCAATGTTACCATCGATGCTTTTAGTCTAGCCTTCAAAACGAATAATGCTATCATTCTTAGAGGGGGTAGAGATGCTTTAAATACCAACAAAGCTTTAGTCAAAGTTGTTAGATCAAGCCTGAAAAGTTCCAAAATGGCGGAGGATGCTATTCAATTACTTGAAGACCCTTCACATACCTTAGCAGAAGAGTTAATGGGTGCTACTGATTATATAGATGTCTTGATTCCTCGAGGCGGCGCTAGACTCATTCAGACTGTTAAGGAAAAAGCTAAGGTGCCAGTTATCGAGACTGGCATAGGAAATGTTCATATTTATATCGATGAAACAGCCGACCTTGATATGGCGACCCGCATTGTGATTAATGCCAAAACGCAACGACCAAGTGTTTGTAATGCTGCTGAAAGTTTGGTTATTCATGAAGCAGTCGCGGAGCGTTTTATTCCCCAACTTGAAAAAGCTATTTCTGCAGTGCATCCAGTCGCTTTTCGAACAGATTCACTAGCTATTAATTTCTTTAAAGAGGCTACCTTAGCTAGTCAGGAAGATTATGGAATGGAATACTTGGACTATATCATGTCAGTAAAAATTGTGTCCTCACTTGATCAGGCGATCTCCTGGATTAATACTTATAGTAGTCATCATTCTGAAGCCATTATTACACAAAATATAGCAGCAGCTGAAAGGTTTCAAGAACAGGTTGATGCAGCAGCAGTGTATGTCAATGCGTCAACGCGTTTCACGGATGGTTTTGTATTTGGCTTAGGCGCAGAAATTGGTATTTCAACTCAGAAAATCCATGCAAGGGGACCAATGGGGTTAGAAGCTTTAACAAGCAGCAAGTTTTATATTAATGGTAATGGACAAATTCGCGATTAA
- a CDS encoding transporter substrate-binding domain-containing protein translates to MAKKNISFISLLLFASLVFMTLGIATEVSAKDKEVITVATDAATKPFTYKDGKTLTGYDIQVLKAIFKNSKQYELKFETVAFPSILSGIDAGRYQIAANDYGYSAERAQKYLFSKAISKSNYALATKGNKGYKQLADLSGKKTQGMSGANYMQVLEKWNKKHPKKKPIEITYASGSTPFTQRLQMLENGQLDFLFYDAISLKTAIKEQGYDLKITKLTEKVGDEKDGLEYFIFSDDAKGKELQSYVNKGLGKLKKSGQLKQLSQKFFEGDFVSSLK, encoded by the coding sequence ATGGCAAAGAAAAACATTTCATTTATAAGCTTATTGCTTTTTGCTAGTCTAGTTTTTATGACTTTAGGGATAGCGACTGAGGTTTCGGCAAAAGATAAAGAGGTCATTACCGTTGCGACAGATGCTGCTACCAAGCCTTTTACTTATAAAGATGGGAAAACCTTGACAGGTTACGATATTCAAGTCTTAAAAGCTATTTTTAAGAATTCTAAGCAGTATGAATTAAAATTTGAGACGGTTGCTTTTCCTTCGATTTTATCAGGAATTGATGCAGGTCGCTACCAGATTGCAGCAAATGATTATGGTTACAGTGCAGAAAGAGCACAAAAGTATCTCTTTTCAAAAGCTATTTCCAAATCCAACTACGCTTTGGCAACTAAAGGTAATAAAGGTTATAAACAACTGGCAGACTTATCTGGTAAGAAAACACAAGGAATGTCGGGGGCTAACTATATGCAGGTTTTAGAAAAATGGAACAAAAAGCATCCTAAGAAAAAACCAATTGAAATCACTTATGCCTCAGGATCTACACCATTTACACAAAGACTCCAGATGCTTGAAAATGGTCAGCTAGATTTCTTATTCTATGATGCTATTTCTTTAAAAACAGCTATTAAGGAACAAGGATATGACCTCAAAATCACTAAACTGACAGAAAAAGTTGGAGATGAAAAAGACGGTTTAGAATATTTTATTTTTTCTGATGATGCTAAGGGAAAAGAATTGCAGAGCTATGTCAATAAAGGATTAGGAAAACTAAAAAAATCGGGACAATTGAAGCAATTGAGTCAAAAATTCTTTGAAGGTGACTTTGTTTCTTCATTAAAGTAA
- the proB gene encoding glutamate 5-kinase, whose protein sequence is MMKRNFKTVKRIVIKIGTSSLVQMDGKINLEKIDQLAFVIASLMNKGKEVILVSSGAMAFVIASLMNKGKEVILVSSGAMGFGLDMLKMAKRPSELAKQQAVSSVGQVAMMSLYSQIFSHYQKNVSQILLTRDVVIFPESLLNVTNAFESLLKLGILPIVNENDAVSVDEMDHATKFGDNDRLSAVVAKITKADLLIMLSDIDGLFDKNPTLYEDAKLRHLVTEITEEIILSAGGAGSKFGTGGMLSKVQSAQMIFENNSQMVLMNGKNPRDILRLLDGKEIGTWFIKEERKENGLN, encoded by the coding sequence ATGATGAAAAGAAATTTCAAAACTGTTAAACGTATTGTTATCAAAATCGGAACTAGTTCACTTGTACAGATGGATGGGAAGATTAACCTTGAGAAGATTGATCAATTGGCCTTTGTTATTGCTAGTCTTATGAATAAAGGAAAAGAAGTGATCTTGGTATCTTCAGGAGCTATGGCCTTTGTTATTGCTAGTCTTATGAATAAAGGAAAAGAAGTGATCTTGGTATCTTCAGGAGCTATGGGCTTTGGTCTTGATATGCTAAAGATGGCAAAGCGTCCTAGTGAACTAGCTAAACAACAAGCAGTCTCAAGTGTAGGACAAGTAGCTATGATGAGTCTTTACTCTCAAATTTTTTCTCATTATCAAAAAAATGTTTCTCAAATTCTATTGACACGCGATGTTGTTATTTTTCCAGAGAGCCTTTTGAACGTCACTAATGCATTTGAAAGTCTTTTAAAACTTGGTATCCTACCCATTGTTAATGAAAATGATGCAGTCAGTGTTGATGAAATGGACCATGCCACTAAGTTTGGAGATAATGACAGGCTCTCAGCTGTAGTAGCTAAGATAACGAAAGCAGACTTATTGATTATGTTATCAGATATTGATGGTTTATTTGATAAAAATCCGACACTCTATGAAGATGCTAAACTTCGTCATTTGGTTACTGAAATTACTGAGGAAATTATTCTATCAGCAGGTGGAGCAGGCAGTAAATTTGGAACTGGTGGCATGTTAAGCAAGGTTCAATCTGCTCAAATGATTTTCGAAAATAATAGCCAAATGGTTTTGATGAATGGAAAAAATCCGCGAGATATATTACGCTTACTTGATGGTAAAGAGATTGGTACCTGGTTCATAAAAGAAGAGAGGAAAGAAAATGGACTTAATTAA
- the pbp2x gene encoding penicillin-binding protein PBP2X, producing the protein MKKFQEFFLDYVIRGRKSPVKNREHVGQNMMILSIFLFFVFIINFVIIIGTDHKFGVNLSQGAKQVYQETVTVQAKRGTIYDRNGVAIAVDSTTYSIYAVLDKSFVSATGEKLYVQPSQFDTVADILHKELGMKKKSVISQLKQKGLFQVSFGTSGSGISFSKMTTIRKAMEKAGVKGVAFSTSPGRMYPNGTFASELIGLAALTENKDGSKSLVGKTGLEASLNKILSGKDGTIIYEKDKNGNTLLGTGKTVKKAIDGKDVYTTLSEPIQTFLETKMDVFQNETKGVLASATLVNAKTGEILATSQRPSYNADTLEGLNNKKYNWKSALYQNNFEPGSTMKVMTLAAAIDEGVFKPNDVYSNANGLKIADATIQDWSINEGISTGQYMTYAQGFAYSSNVGMTKLEQKMGNKTWLDYLTKFKFGFPTRFGIGDEEAGIFPSDNIVTQAMSAFGQGISVTQIQMLRAFSAIANNGAMLEPQFINQIYDPNTETYRTAEKEVVGKPVSKKAASETRDYMVNVGTDPVFGTLYSASTGPIVKVGNMSVAVKSGTAQIAKDDGSGYIEGGKTNYVFSVVAMVPSDNPDFIMYVTIQQPEHWSGMFWADVINPVLEEAYLMKDTLVKPSPESDSKTTAYKLPNFIGEKPGNTSDELRRNLVQPIVLGNGDKIVKMSKAKETNLTNNQQILLLTNNFETLPDMYGWTKQNVEKFAKWTGIEVQYKGSKKGRVVSQSVDVGKSLKKIKKIDIKLGD; encoded by the coding sequence ATGAAAAAATTTCAAGAATTCTTTTTAGATTATGTCATTCGAGGGCGGAAATCACCAGTTAAAAATCGAGAACATGTCGGTCAAAACATGATGATTCTGAGTATTTTTTTATTTTTCGTCTTTATCATTAATTTTGTTATTATTATCGGGACGGACCATAAATTTGGTGTTAATTTAAGCCAAGGAGCTAAACAAGTATACCAAGAAACAGTGACTGTTCAGGCCAAGCGAGGGACGATTTATGATCGGAATGGTGTTGCTATCGCTGTCGATTCAACAACTTATAGCATTTACGCTGTCCTCGATAAATCATTTGTATCGGCTACTGGGGAAAAGCTTTATGTTCAGCCTTCTCAATTTGACACAGTTGCTGATATTTTACACAAAGAATTAGGCATGAAGAAAAAAAGTGTTATCAGTCAACTGAAACAAAAAGGACTATTTCAAGTGTCGTTTGGGACATCGGGGTCTGGAATTTCATTTAGCAAGATGACAACAATCCGAAAAGCAATGGAAAAAGCTGGCGTTAAAGGCGTAGCATTTTCAACAAGCCCTGGTCGCATGTATCCAAATGGAACTTTTGCATCGGAGTTAATTGGCTTGGCTGCTTTAACTGAAAATAAAGACGGCAGCAAGAGTTTAGTCGGCAAAACAGGACTTGAAGCATCTCTAAATAAAATTTTATCGGGTAAAGATGGTACTATTATCTATGAGAAAGATAAAAATGGGAACACTCTTTTAGGTACTGGCAAGACTGTTAAAAAAGCAATAGACGGAAAAGACGTTTATACGACGTTGTCTGAACCTATCCAAACATTTCTTGAAACAAAGATGGATGTTTTCCAAAATGAAACAAAAGGAGTTTTGGCAAGTGCAACCTTAGTGAATGCTAAAACGGGTGAGATTCTTGCTACTTCTCAAAGACCATCTTACAATGCAGATACTCTTGAAGGCTTAAACAATAAAAAATACAACTGGAAGAGTGCCCTTTATCAAAATAACTTTGAACCAGGATCAACCATGAAAGTGATGACTCTAGCTGCTGCTATTGACGAGGGGGTGTTTAAGCCTAACGATGTTTATAGTAATGCTAACGGACTAAAAATTGCAGATGCCACCATTCAAGACTGGTCTATTAACGAAGGAATCTCAACTGGTCAATACATGACCTACGCACAAGGTTTTGCGTATTCTAGTAACGTTGGTATGACAAAACTAGAACAGAAAATGGGAAATAAAACCTGGCTTGATTATTTAACTAAATTTAAATTTGGTTTTCCAACGCGATTTGGAATTGGTGATGAAGAAGCCGGTATTTTCCCATCTGATAATATCGTTACACAAGCGATGAGTGCCTTTGGACAAGGTATCAGTGTTACACAAATTCAAATGCTACGAGCATTTTCAGCCATTGCAAATAATGGTGCCATGTTGGAGCCACAATTCATTAATCAGATCTATGATCCAAATACTGAGACATATAGAACTGCCGAGAAAGAAGTTGTCGGTAAGCCTGTTTCTAAAAAAGCTGCTAGTGAAACGAGAGACTATATGGTGAACGTTGGTACAGATCCTGTTTTTGGAACACTTTATTCTGCGTCAACAGGACCGATTGTAAAAGTTGGTAATATGTCGGTTGCTGTTAAATCAGGAACTGCTCAGATTGCAAAAGATGATGGAAGTGGTTATATCGAGGGCGGCAAAACAAACTATGTTTTCTCAGTGGTAGCCATGGTGCCCTCTGATAATCCGGATTTTATTATGTATGTAACCATCCAACAACCTGAACATTGGAGTGGTATGTTCTGGGCAGACGTCATTAATCCAGTGCTTGAAGAAGCCTATTTAATGAAAGATACTCTAGTAAAACCAAGTCCTGAATCAGATAGTAAAACAACTGCTTATAAGCTACCTAACTTTATCGGTGAAAAGCCTGGTAACACTTCAGATGAACTTCGCCGTAATCTAGTTCAACCAATTGTTCTTGGAAATGGTGATAAGATTGTTAAAATGTCTAAGGCTAAAGAAACCAATTTGACCAATAATCAGCAAATTTTGCTTTTGACCAATAATTTTGAGACACTACCTGATATGTATGGTTGGACAAAACAAAATGTTGAAAAATTTGCAAAATGGACAGGTATTGAGGTACAATATAAAGGTTCGAAAAAAGGACGAGTGGTTAGTCAAAGTGTTGATGTAGGAAAATCACTCAAGAAAATTAAGAAAATTGATATTAAACTAGGAGATTAA
- the mraY gene encoding phospho-N-acetylmuramoyl-pentapeptide-transferase: protein MFLTITAGIISLILTALTMPFFIKFYQKKKIGGQQMHEDVKQHLAKAGTPTMGGTVFLLVASLLSLVFSFSLFKEWMHLGLISGILAVILIYGFIGFLDDFLKIFKQINEGLTAKQKMALQIIGGLIFYFLHVAPSGIDSINVLGYHIHLGFVYLLFVLFWIVGFSNAVNLTDGIDGLASISVVISLATYGIIAFVQEQFDVLLLIVIMIGALFGFFIYNHKPAKVFMGDVGSLALGAMLATISIALRQEWTLLIIGIVYVFETSSVILQVSYFKYTKKKYGEGRRIFRMTPFHHHLELGGLTGKGERWSEWKVDAFLWLIGLLASLLVLIILYL, encoded by the coding sequence ATGTTTTTAACAATTACAGCAGGAATAATATCATTGATATTAACTGCTCTCACCATGCCATTTTTTATAAAATTCTATCAAAAGAAAAAAATTGGTGGGCAACAAATGCATGAAGATGTTAAACAACATTTAGCTAAAGCGGGTACCCCTACTATGGGGGGGACAGTGTTTCTTCTAGTAGCAAGTCTATTGTCTCTAGTTTTTAGCTTCAGTCTTTTTAAAGAGTGGATGCATCTAGGTTTGATTTCAGGCATTTTAGCTGTTATTTTAATCTATGGTTTCATAGGCTTTCTTGATGATTTTTTGAAAATTTTTAAGCAAATTAATGAGGGATTAACTGCTAAACAAAAAATGGCACTTCAAATCATTGGTGGTTTAATCTTTTACTTTCTCCATGTAGCACCAAGTGGTATTGATTCAATCAATGTTTTAGGATATCATATCCATTTAGGGTTTGTTTACTTGCTTTTTGTTTTATTTTGGATTGTTGGTTTCTCCAATGCTGTCAATTTAACTGACGGAATCGATGGCCTGGCTTCAATTTCCGTAGTTATAAGTTTAGCGACTTATGGGATTATTGCTTTTGTTCAAGAACAATTTGATGTGCTTCTATTAATTGTTATCATGATTGGTGCCTTGTTTGGCTTCTTTATCTATAATCATAAGCCTGCCAAGGTTTTCATGGGTGATGTTGGAAGTCTTGCTCTAGGTGCGATGTTGGCAACAATTTCAATTGCTTTACGCCAAGAATGGACTTTACTTATTATTGGAATTGTCTATGTTTTTGAAACAAGTTCTGTCATATTGCAAGTGTCCTATTTTAAATACACGAAAAAAAAATATGGTGAAGGTCGTCGAATCTTTAGAATGACACCTTTCCATCACCATCTTGAATTAGGTGGCTTAACAGGAAAAGGAGAGCGCTGGTCTGAATGGAAAGTAGACGCTTTCTTATGGCTTATTGGCCTTTTAGCTAGTCTCCTTGTCCTAATAATTCTATATCTATAA
- the ftsL gene encoding cell division protein FtsL yields MNNEKRRQAVTTALQRQIRTFSRIEKAFYSAMIITAITMAVSIIYLQSRRLQLQQDISSLNSQISDKRTDLNNAKQEVNELSRRDRIVDIAKKAGLSNRNDNIKKVE; encoded by the coding sequence ATGAACAATGAAAAAAGAAGACAAGCAGTTACGACTGCCTTACAAAGACAGATAAGAACTTTCTCCAGAATAGAGAAAGCTTTTTATAGTGCCATGATTATCACCGCTATTACAATGGCTGTCAGCATTATTTATCTTCAGAGTCGCAGACTACAATTACAGCAAGATATTTCTAGTTTAAACAGCCAAATTAGTGATAAACGAACTGACCTTAATAATGCTAAGCAAGAAGTTAATGAACTATCACGCCGTGATCGTATTGTTGATATTGCTAAAAAAGCTGGTCTCTCCAATCGCAACGATAATATTAAGAAAGTTGAGTAA
- the rsmH gene encoding 16S rRNA (cytosine(1402)-N(4))-methyltransferase RsmH has translation MTKEFHHITVLLHETVDMLRVKPDGIYVDATLGGAGHSAYLLSQLNEHGHLYCFDQDQKAIDNAQIFLAPFIEKGMVTFIKDNFRHLKSQMQAHGVDSIDGILYDLGVSSPQLDERERGFSYRQDAPLDMRMDSDASLTAYHVVNDYSFNDLVRIFFRYGEDRFSKQIARKIEQARAIKPIETTTELAELIKSAKPAKELKKKGHPAKQIFQAIRIEVNDELGAAEESLQQAMDLLAVEGHISVITFHSLEDRLTKQLFKEASVVDVPKGIPFIPEEMQPKFELVSRKPILPSKEELAENNRAHSAKLRVARKIRM, from the coding sequence ATGACAAAAGAATTTCATCATATTACCGTTCTTCTCCACGAAACAGTTGATATGCTCCGAGTAAAACCAGATGGCATTTATGTTGATGCTACACTAGGTGGCGCAGGGCATTCTGCATACCTTTTATCACAACTAAATGAACATGGGCATCTGTATTGTTTTGACCAAGATCAAAAAGCAATTGATAATGCCCAGATTTTTTTAGCACCTTTTATCGAAAAAGGGATGGTAACCTTTATCAAGGATAACTTTCGCCATTTAAAGTCTCAAATGCAGGCTCATGGAGTGGATTCTATTGATGGTATTCTTTATGATCTCGGCGTTTCAAGTCCTCAACTTGATGAAAGAGAACGAGGTTTTTCTTATCGTCAAGATGCGCCTCTAGATATGCGGATGGATTCAGATGCTTCATTAACAGCCTATCATGTGGTCAATGATTATAGTTTTAATGATCTTGTTCGTATCTTTTTTAGGTATGGTGAAGATCGATTCTCAAAACAGATCGCTCGTAAAATTGAGCAAGCTCGGGCTATAAAACCTATTGAAACAACGACAGAGCTAGCAGAATTAATCAAATCAGCAAAGCCGGCCAAAGAATTAAAGAAAAAAGGTCACCCTGCAAAGCAAATTTTCCAAGCGATTCGAATTGAAGTTAATGATGAATTAGGAGCTGCAGAAGAATCTCTACAACAAGCTATGGATTTGTTAGCGGTAGAGGGGCATATTTCAGTGATTACTTTCCATTCTTTGGAAGATCGTCTAACCAAGCAATTATTTAAAGAGGCAAGTGTTGTTGATGTTCCAAAAGGAATTCCGTTTATTCCTGAGGAAATGCAACCTAAATTTGAACTTGTCTCACGAAAACCAATTTTACCTAGTAAAGAAGAGCTGGCTGAAAACAATCGTGCTCATTCAGCTAAATTACGCGTGGCCAGAAAAATTCGGATGTAA
- a CDS encoding DEAD/DEAH box helicase, whose amino-acid sequence MSFKDYNFKHYIQKALEEINFKEPTEVQKKLIPIVNSGRDLVGESKTGSGKTHTFLLPIFEKLDENSRDVQVLITAPSRELATQIFEAAKQIANHSQKEIRLVNYVGGTDKLRQIEKLKGSQPHIVVGTPGRIYDLVKSGDLAIHKASTFVVDEADMTMDMGFLDTVDKIASSLSKEVQILVFSATIPQKLQPFLKKYLRNPLIEQIKTETVIADNIDNWLVSTKGRDKNGHILEILKNIQPYLAMIFVNTKERADDLHSFLVANGLKVAKIHGGVPPRERKRIMNQVKKLDFEYIVATDLAARGIDIEGVSHVINDAIPQDLSFFVHRVGRTGRNGLSGTAITLYQPSDDSDIRELEKMGISFIPKMLKNGEFRDTYDRDRRYNREKSYQKLDTEMIGLVKKKKKKVKPGYKKKIQWVVDEKRRKERRAEGKARGRAERKAKKQSF is encoded by the coding sequence ATGTCATTTAAAGATTATAATTTTAAACATTACATTCAGAAAGCACTTGAGGAAATTAACTTCAAAGAGCCTACTGAAGTGCAAAAAAAACTCATACCGATTGTCAATTCTGGCAGAGATTTAGTTGGTGAATCGAAAACAGGGTCGGGCAAAACTCACACATTCTTGTTGCCAATTTTTGAAAAGTTAGATGAAAATAGTAGAGATGTTCAAGTTCTCATCACAGCTCCAAGTCGAGAATTAGCTACTCAGATATTTGAAGCTGCAAAACAGATTGCTAATCATAGCCAAAAAGAAATCCGACTAGTTAACTATGTTGGTGGAACAGACAAGTTACGTCAAATTGAAAAGTTAAAAGGGTCGCAACCTCACATTGTTGTTGGAACACCAGGCCGTATTTATGATTTAGTTAAATCTGGTGATTTAGCTATTCATAAAGCAAGTACCTTTGTAGTTGATGAAGCAGATATGACCATGGATATGGGGTTTTTGGATACCGTTGATAAGATTGCATCATCTTTATCTAAAGAAGTTCAAATCTTAGTTTTTTCGGCAACTATTCCACAAAAATTACAACCATTCTTAAAAAAATATTTGAGAAATCCCCTAATTGAACAAATCAAGACAGAAACTGTTATCGCTGATAACATTGATAATTGGTTAGTCTCAACTAAAGGTCGGGATAAAAATGGTCACATTTTAGAAATTTTAAAAAATATACAACCATATCTAGCAATGATTTTTGTTAACACAAAAGAAAGAGCAGACGATCTGCACAGCTTTTTAGTTGCTAATGGATTAAAAGTTGCAAAGATTCATGGTGGTGTTCCCCCACGAGAACGTAAACGTATTATGAATCAAGTTAAAAAATTAGATTTTGAATACATTGTTGCGACTGATTTAGCTGCGCGTGGTATTGATATTGAAGGTGTTAGTCATGTTATTAATGATGCTATCCCACAAGACTTATCTTTCTTTGTACATCGTGTGGGTCGGACTGGACGTAATGGCCTTTCGGGCACAGCAATTACCCTATATCAACCAAGTGATGATTCAGATATTCGAGAATTAGAAAAAATGGGTATCAGTTTTATCCCTAAAATGCTAAAAAATGGCGAATTTAGAGATACATATGATCGCGATCGTCGTTATAATCGTGAAAAATCCTATCAAAAATTAGATACGGAAATGATTGGCCTTGTTAAAAAGAAGAAGAAAAAAGTTAAACCTGGCTATAAGAAAAAAATCCAATGGGTTGTGGACGAAAAACGTCGTAAAGAACGCCGAGCTGAGGGTAAAGCACGTGGTCGCGCAGAGCGTAAAGCTAAGAAACAAAGTTTTTAA